The Nitrospirota bacterium genome includes the window CGGCGTTTTGGCGAGAACGCGGCGGCGACGAAAAACAGCGCGGTGGCCAGGAGCACGATCGTGGCGCCGGACGGGACGTCGAACTGATACGAGATGAGCACGCCGCCCACTGAAGACCCCACCCCGAGCGCCACCGCGAACGCCATCATACCCAGCATGGTGCGTCCCATCTGATACGCAGCGGCCGCTGGGATGACGATCATCGCGAACACCAGCAGGGCGCCCACGGTTTTGAGCGACACGACCACGGTCAGCGCGATCAGGTTCAGCAAGAGGAAAAACAGTCGCTTGGACGCGATCCCGGTGGCTTCGGCCATCTCGGGGTCGAAGGTGATGAAGTGAAACTCCTTGTAGAACAGCGCGACCAGCGTCAGCACGCCGCCCGCCAACCACAACATCGCCGTCAAGTCTCCCCGCGTGACGGAGAGCACGCTTCCGAACAGGAAACCGTAGACTTCGGCGTTGTACGTGCCCATGAGGCCGAGAAACAGCACGGCGAGCGCCATGGTGAAGGTGTAGAAGATCCCGATGGAGACGTCGAGTTTCATGATTCCGCGCTGATACAGCGCGTGGACGATCCAGACGGTTCCCAATCCGAAGATGATCGCCATTGCGAACGGCGACACTCCGATCAGGTATCCGAACGTCACGCCTGCGAACGCCGCGTGGGACGTCCCGGCGCCGATAAACGACAGTCCTCTTAGGACCACGAAGACTCCGATCACTGCGCAGAGCGCACCGATGATCACCGAGGCGGCCAGGGCTCGCTGCATGAAGCCAAGGGAGAGCAGTTCATGCATGGTGGTCCCCCACGATCACATAAGGCGCGGCGCCGTGGTTGGTGACCACGATTTCCTTCCCGTACACTTGGGCGAGGGTCTCGCGCCGCAGGACGTCGGCGGGCGCGCCGGCGGCGAGCAGTCGTGTCTTAAGCAGCAGCAACCGATCAGCCGCTCCGCTGATGAGGTTGATGTCGTGGGTGACGAACAGGATGGTGAGCCGCAGGTCGCGGTGCAGCTTGGAGATCAACTCCATGATGGCGTGCTGGGTCGGCGCATCGATTCCGGTGGTGGGTTCGTCGAGGAGCAGAATCTCGGGGCGTTGCGCGAGTGCCCGCGCGATCATGACGCGCTGCTGCTGGCCGCCCGACAACTCCCCCACGGCCGCGCGCGCCAGCGGAACCAGGTCCACGGCGGCCAGCGCTTGGTTCACGATCTGTCGGTCGGCCCGCCCCGGGTAGCGGAACAATCCGATGGTGCTGTACCGCCCCATCATCACGGCCTCGGCCACGGTGAGGGGAAAGTGGGGATCGAGATGCTCCGTCTGTGGAAGATATCCGATGCGAGCACGGTGTTCGCACCGAAGGCGGTCGCAGGCGCAGTCGAAGACGCGCACCGACCCGGAAGCGGGCGAGACTAAGCCCAGGATCGCCTTGAGGAACGTGGTCTTGCCGGACCCGTTGGGCCCGATCACGCCGATAAACTCTCCGGCGCGGACCCCGAGGGTCACGTCTTCAAGCGCGAGCCGGTCGCGATAATAGATCGTGGCGTGGTCGAAGGTGATGACGTCCGCGGCGGTCACCGCAGGGCCTCCAGCAGCGTGGCCGCATTGTACCGCATCATGGACAGATAGTCGTCCGTGCCGGGAAGGGCCCCGGGCAGGGGCGTGAGCACGACCACCTTGGCTCCGGTCTCCTGCGCGAGGGCTTCCGGAATTTTGGGCGAGAGTTGCGGTTCGGAAACGATCACCCGGATCTGCTCTTTCTTGATGACGCGGACCAGCCCTGCAAGGCGCTTGGCCGAGGGCTCCGACCCGATCTGCGTGAAAATTTCGGCGCGGATGCGCAGGTCCAACCGTCTGGCGAAATACGGCCAGGCCGCGTGGTGCGTGACGATCTTGCGGTTGGGGATGGACGCGAATTGAGCGACCAGGCTTCGCTCCAAGTCGTCGAGCTGCTTGAGGTAGGCGGCCTGGTTCGCGAGGTAGGCCTTGCGGTGGGCGGGGTCTGCTTTGATCAAGCCGTCCGTGACGTGGCGGACCATGATCTGGGCGTTCTCAGGGTCCAGCCACACATGAGGGTTTCCGCCGCTCCGGCGTTCTTCGGCGCGCGACAGCCCCTGCTTCTCGTCGCCGTGACCGTGTGGCTCCTCCCCCCGCATCAGGGCGATGCCCTTGGACGTGTCCACCACGATGAGCCGGGGATTCTCGGCGTTATTGATCAGCCCATTGACCCAGACCTCGAGACCGAGGCCCACTTTGACTAGGACCGCGGCCTGGCGCACGGCTTCGACGTCGCTCGGTTTCGGCGTGTAGGTGTGTTCGCTCTCGAGCCCGGTGATGAGGCTTCGGACGCTGACATGCTCCCCTCCGACCGCCCGCACGAAATCCGCGAGGACCGGGAGCGTCGCGACCACCGGCAGCGACTCCGCAAACGCGCTGGGTCCGGCGATGATGGCGGCGACGGGGATCGCGAGGACCAGGCGCCGCAACGCGGCCCGGTTCACGTGGGGGGCTCGACGCGCGTGAGGAGGATGGTGTTCTCGATATCGTTGTCCACGAACTCGGTGGGCCGCACGCCCAGGGCGGCGGTATGCGGCATGCGGATCTTGAGTTTGTCTCTTCGCGCGAACTCCGCGATCGCCCGGATGGTGACGGTCTTTCCCTCGGTGACGGCGTCGAGGTCGAGCCACACCGGATCGTGCGAGCGGTCGAAGCGATAGCGGTACGGCAGGTTCGCCGCGCCGATCGTCATGGTCCCGGAGCCGTCGTCGTTGAAGGTAAACGTGACTTGGTTGTCAGTTGCGCGATTCGACCACGTGCCGACCAGGGTCGGCGCGAACACCCGGGGGTAGACCCACAAGGCAACCGCGGCCGCCACAACCACGCCGACCCACACCCACGGTCGCCGGCTCCGAGGAGGTGCAGGCAGGCCCGCGCCTTCGCTGGTTTGCGCGACGTCTTCCATCTATGGCTGCCACAAGTACAGAAAGCCGGGCTGCCCTGCGGGCCAGAGGTCGAGGTCGATGTTCACGACCGGCGCGGCGTAGAGACTGCCCTTGTATTCACCCGGCCTGGTGTAGGTCACCACCACGGCCGAATCGAGGCCCGCGGCTTCGCGCAGCCCGGCGACGGCGTCGTCCAGGTATCCGATTTCGTCCACGAGCCCGGCGGTTTTTGCTTGCTCAGCGGTGTAGATCCGGCCGTCCGCGAGCTCAAGGACGCGATCGCGAGCGAGAGAGGGGCGACCGGCGGTTACCGCGTCGACGAAGCGCAGGTATAAGTCGTCGATGACGGTCTGGAACAGGGCGCGCTCGTCATCGTCGAGCGGATGGAACGGGGAACCCATCCCCTTGTACGGGCCGGACGTGATCTCCGCCGTCTCCACCCCGATCTTTCCCAGGAGCCCGCTGAACGACGGCCTGACCATGATCACGCCGATGCTGCCTGTGACGGTCGTGGGTTGGGCCACGATTCGGTCCGCGGCTTGGGCGATGTAGTACGCCCCGGACGTCCCGAGATCCAGAATATGCGCGACCATGGGCACCCGCGCGCGCTGCTTGTAGGCGAGCAGCTCATGGTAGAGCGTGTCTGACGCGGTGACCGTCCCGCCGGGACTGTTGATGCGGAGAATGACGCCCTTGACGCGCGAATCTTTTTCGGCCTTGCGGACGATCTCCGCAACCTCGGACACGAGGCTCGGCCGCGTGTCTCCCAACACCGCGTTGCCGCGCTGTTGACCGGAAAGAAAGCCCGCAATCTCGACCAACAGCAGCTTGTTCTTGCCCTGACCGCTCAGGCGGGTTTCCTGCAACGGCTGGGGAACGGACCGGACATTCACCGTGATGCAGGCGGTGAGGGACAGGCCGAGCAGCAGGGCAACGGCGGTGGAAGTCCATCGTGGCATGTCGATCCTCGCGAAATCGAAGAGGCATTCTACCGTGTCGGGTCGCCACATGCAACGGCTTGTCCCCTGATGACGCGACGGCACACGGGCGGTATCGCCCCCCGGGGTGAGCGCGGGTGGAGCGGGCCGGCTACTGGAGGAAATTGATGAGCAGACCGACGAGGCTGAGCGCGAGGATGACGAACCCTAACCCCCGTTCAACGCTGGCGGAACCCGGCTGGCGGGCGGAATCCGTGGTCTTCATGGAGCACCCTGATATGAACGTGTGGCGGTGAGTATAACGCGGGGAGGAGAAGTGTCAAAGGCGCAGAGAAAAGGCAAGAACGGGATAAGGTGGTTGCTTGCCCCGCGCGAATCGCGGGGCGGCGCCACCCGTAAGGTGAGAACCGCGATTTTGATCGCAAGCCCCTGGCTCGCTGCGGGTTTGACTTCATTTTGGGCGCACGTTACACTACCGCTGCTCAAGCCCATGATGTCCGTCCAACGATGATGCCCACCTCGGTTGTCGGGCACGAATCCGACGAAGAGCTCAAATCCCTGGTGCTGCGCGGTCCCTTGCCCCGGCACGTGGCCATCATCATGGACGGCAACGGTCGCTGGGCGGCGATGCGACACCTCCCGCGCGTCGCGGGACACCGAGAAGGGATCAAATCGGTCCGGGAAACCGTGACCGCCTGCCGCGAACTCGGGATTTCTGCGCTCACCATTTATGCGTTTTCCGCAGAAAACTGGCGTCGCCCCACCTTCGAAGTGCAGGAGCTGATGCTGCTCCTGGAGCTGTATCTCCAGCGAGAGCTCGTCACGCTCATCGACAAGGACATCCGCTTTCGAACCATCGGGCGGATCGAGCGGCTGCCCGCCAGCGTGGTGGATTGGATTCGGCGGGTCGAACACCAAACCGCCGCGTGCAGTGAGATGACCCTGACGTTGGCGCTCAGCTACAGCGGCCGCAGCGAGCTGGTGGATGCGGCGCGCCGCATGGTGGCGGACGCCCAAGCCGGCGCGCTCGACCCGGCCACGATCGACGAAGACACGTTGGCTCGGTATCTGGATACGCGGGACGCTCAGGATCCCGACCTGGTCATTCGCACCAGCGGCGAATACCGTATCAGTAACTTCCTGCTGTGGCAGATCGCCTATTCCGAACTGTACTTCACCAAGACATTGTGGCCGGACTTTCGTCGCCGCGATCTGATGTTGGCGTTGCTGGATTATCAACGCCGTGAGCGGCGGTTTGGTCGCACGGGGGAGCAGCTCCAGGGGAGCACCGGGTGAGGGAACACGCCGGGCGGGTGATTACCGCCCTCGTTGCCCTCCCGCTTGTGTACGGGGCCGTAGTCTGGCTGCCGGCCTGGGCGTTTGCCGTTCTGATAGGCGTCGTGGTGGTCGTGGCCCAGGTCGAATTGTACGCGATGGTTCTCCCGCTGGCCGACCGCAGTACGTGGCGCTCCGGCAGACTGCCGGTGTTCGCACTCGGGGTGCTCGGGGGTGTGGCGCTGACTGCGATCGTCGCCAGTCAAGGCGCGCGGGCGACCGCCTTGCCGATAGCGGCGACGGGGCTCGTGGCCGGGCTTGCGGTCACCGCCCTGGCATCTGGCCGCGATTTGCGGGTGGCTACCACGGACGCCGCGTTCGCGTTGTTCGGCGTCTGGTACGTGGCGTGGCTGCTCGGGCAGATCGTGTTGCTTCGAGGCGCCCCGCGCGGTGAGTGGCTGGTCTTGTTCGCGCTCTGGGTGACGTGGCTGGCGGACGCGGCCGCGTTCTACGTGGGACGTCTCTGGGGTCGGAGGCCGCTGGCGCCGCGGGTCAGTCCTCGCAAGACAGTTGAGGGCGCGGTCGCGGCGCTTGTCGGCGGCGTGTCGGCGGCGGTGCTCGGGGCCGCGTGGTTCGTGCCGGACTTCTCCCCGGGAGAAGCCGCGGTCTTGGGAGCGCTGATGGCTGCGGCGGGAATGGCCGGCGACCTGGTGGAATCGCTCATCAAGCGTGGAGCGGGCGTGAAGGATTCGGGCGGGCTCATCCCGTCGCACGGCGGCCTGCTCGACAAGATCGACGGCCTGTTGTTTACGGCTCCTCTCATCTATCATTACGTGGTGTGGGCGAAGGGATATGGAGGCGCCGGGGCCTCGCCCTGAGGACGCGACGACGCGATGACGCGCAAGCGACTGACGATTCTCGGGTCGACCGGATCCATTGGATGTGCCGCGCTCGATGTGGCGGCGTCGTTCCGCGACGAGTTCGAGGTGGTGGGGCTGGCCTCGGGTCGGGGCGGAGACGCCTTCGAACGCCAACTCCGGGCGTGGCGCCCCCAGCTGGCATCCGTCGCGTCGGCTGATGAAGCCGTGCGCCTACGCTCCCGGTGTGCTGATCTTCCGACCGAAATTCTGGGCGGCCGCGACGCGGCGGTGACTGTGGCGGCGTCCACCGACGCCGATGTGGTGGTGTCCGCGATCGTCGGCGCGGCCGGACTCCTTCCCACGTTGGCCGCGATTCGTGCGGGTCGGACGGTGGCGCTGGCGAACAAGGAGACGATGGTGATGGCCGGCGCCCTGGTCACGGCCGAGGCCGTACGTTGCAACGTATCCATTCTGCCGGTGGACAGCGAGCACAACGCGATCTTTCAAGTTTTGGCCGGGCATCGCCGCGACGACGTCAGACGGCTGATCCTGACCGCTTCGGGCGGGCCGTTTTGGGACTTGCCCAGCGATCGGCTGTCACGGGTGACGCGCGAGGACGCGCTCCGGCACCCCACGTGGTCGATGGGTCCGAAGATCACGATCGACTCGGCCACGCTCATGAACAAAGGCCTGGAAGTGATCGAGGCGCACTGGTTGTTCGGAATCCCCGCGGAGCGGATCGACGTGGTGGTCCATCGACAGAGCGTGGTGCATTCGATGGTCGAATACCGCGACGGGTCGATTCTCGCCCAGATGGGCCCGGCCGATATGCGCGGGCCCATCGCCTATGCGTTGAGTTATCCGAGGCGGCTGCCGCTGCCGGTGCCCGCGCTCGACGTGGTGGCGCGCGGTGCGCTGACGTTCGAGCCGCCGGATCTGGTCAGGTTCCCGTGCCTAGGGCACGGATACGCGGCGCTCAAGGCGGGTGGCACCGCACCCGCGACGCTCAACGCCGCCAACGAGGAGGCCGTGGCCGCGTTCCTGGAGGGGCGGATCGACTATGTGCGAATCGCCGACACGATCGACCGGGTGTTGAACGCGACGGCCGGTGGTTCGGCGGCCACGGTCGACGACGTGTTGGAGGCCGACGCCGCGGCGCGCCGCATCGCGCGCCGCGCCCTGGGAACGGCGCCCGCGGAATCGCTGGTCTCCAGCGGCGCCGGATAATGTGAGGTGATGAATGATTGACACGGTGTTGGTGTTTCTGGTTGTCCTGGGGTTTTTAATCTTCGTCCACGAGCTGGGCCATTTTCTGGTTGCGCGCTGGACGGGGGTGCGCGTGTTGCGCTTCTCGCTCGGCTTCGGTCCCAAGATCTACAGCCGGCAGGTGGGCGACACCGAATACATGATTTCGGCGATTCCGCTGGGGGGATACGTCAAAATGGCGGGCGACGACCCCACGCAGGAGACTCCCAAACAACCGGACGAGTTCTCCGCCCGCACCTTGGGAGAACGCACGCGCATCGTTCTCGCCGGTCCCGTGATGAACATCTTGGTCGCGTTCCTGTTGATGCCCGTGGTGTACCTGATCGGGACCCAGGTTCCGGCCTTCTTGGAACAGCCGCCGGTCGTGGGGTGGGTGGAAGAGGACTCTCCTGCGCAGACCGCGGAGTTTGAAGCCGGGGACCGGATCGTGTCCATCGGCGGAACCGACGTACCCACGTGGGAGGCTGCGGTTTCCCAACTCGTGCGCAACCCCGAACAGGCGGTGGACGTCGTGGTGGAGCGCGGCGATCAGCGACTCACCTTGCCGATCACCGTGCCCGCGCAGTTCGAGAAGGGCGCAGGCACGCTGGGATTCCTCCCGGAGAAACCGCCGGTGGTGGGGATGGTCAGCCCCGGCATGCCCGCGGCCGTGGCTGGGCTCAAGCCGGGCGATGAAATCGTCTCGCTCAACGGCGAGCCGATTCATAACTGGTATCAGATGTCCGCCGCGATCCAGAAGAACCAAGGTACCCAGATGACACTGGGGTACCGGCGCGACGGCGTCGAGTCCACGGTGGAACTTACTCCCGCCATGGACGACGTCTCTGATCGGTGGGTCATCGGGATCGGGGGGAAAGACGCGACGCTGGTGCGCCAGTACGGGTTCGGCGAAGCCGTGGTCAAGGGCACGGAAAAGATGTGGGAGCTCACCGGCCTCACGTTCCAAGTGCTCGGACAGCTGTTCACGGGGAATCTGTCGATCAAGGCGTTGGGCGGCCCGATCATGATCGCGCAGGTCACGGGTGAGGCCGCGGACTCCGGGTTTACCGACGTGATACGGCTGGTGGCCTTCATCAGCCTTCAACTGGGCATCATGAACCTATTGCCCATCCCGGTGCTGGATGGTGGGTGGCTGGTGTTTTTCTTGATCGAGGCGATCCTGGGACACCCGCTGAATCGCCGCGGGTTGGAGATCGCCCAAACAGTGGGGATGGTATTGCTAATCACTCTCGCACTGGTCGTGTCGTATAACGACATAATGAGGATTATTGGGTAAGCCTGTCCATGAACGGCCATCTGCTGCGTTGCCGCTGCGCTTCCGGTGCTCACGTACAACTCAGTACGCTGCGCTCCGGTTCTCGCGGCGCCTTGCATCTGACCGTTCCTGAACAGGCTAAGGGCCAACGTCAGTGAACATCGTGAGGCGCAAGACCAGACAAATTCACGTCGGCAATGTCGCCATCGGCGGGGATGCGCCGATTTCGGTGCAGTCCATGACCACGACCGAGACGTGGCAGATCGACAAGACCGTGGCGCAGATCGCGGAGCTGGAGCGCGCCGGGTGCGAGATCGTGCGGGTGGCGGTGCCGGACGTGCCCTCGGCCGAAGCGCTGCCGGAGATTCGCCGGCAGACCGCGCTGCCGCTGATCGCGGACGTGCACTTCGACTACAAGCTCGGGCTCAAGGCCCTGGACGCGGGGGTGGATTGCCTGCGCATCAACCCCGGGAACATCGGGGATCGCGACAAGGTCGAACGGGTGGTGAAGGCCGCCAAGGAGCGGCGCACGCCGATCCGCATCGGCGTGAACGCGGGCTCACTCGAGCGCGAATTGCTCGACAAGTACGGCTATCCCACTCCGGATGCGATGGTGGAGTCGGCGCTGGCGCACATCCGCATCCTCGAGGAGCTCGACTTTCACGACATCAAGGTCTCGCTCAAAGCCTCGAACGTGGGTCTCGCGGTCGCCGCGTATCGCGCGTTCTCCCTGGTCAGCGACTACCCGCTGCACCTGGGCATTACCGAAGCGGGCACGACGTTCTCCGGCGGCATCAAGTCCGCGGCCGGGTTGAGCATTCTCTTGGCCCAGGGGATCGGCGATACGATTCGCGTGTCGCTCGCAGCCGATCCGGTCGAAGAAGTCAAAACCGGGTTCGAGATTCTGAAAGCGCTCGAGCTCCGGCGGCGCGGCGTCAACGTGGTGGCCTGCCCCACCTGCGGGCGGCTGGAGATCGACGTGATCCGCATGGCCAATGAGGTCGAGCGTCGTCTCGCACACGTCAAGGAACCGTTGACCGTGTCGATCCTCGGCTGCGTGGTGAACGGGATCGGTGAAGGCAAGGAAGCGGACATCGGCATCGCGGGCGGCCGCGGCGTCGGCTTGCTGTTCAAACACGGCGAGATCGTACGCAAGGTGCCGGAGTCCGAGCTGTTCGAGGTGCTGCTCAAAGAAATCGACGCCATGCTGGCGGAACGCGGAGAGCCGCAGCCCGCCAGCCTGCCTCTTCATTCGTAGGGCGGGTTTGACCCCGCTCCGACGAACGTAGTCCCATGCGGTATTCCACCCTGCTGATTCCCACGCTGCGCGAGGACCCCGGCGAGGCCGAGACCGTCAGCCACCGGCTGCTGCTGCGCGCCGGGATGATCCGCAAGGTCGCGGCCGGGATCTACAATTTCCTGCCGCTCGGGTTGCGCGTGCTCAAGCAGGTGGAGCGCATCGTGCGCGAAGAGATGAACCGTGCTGGCGCGCAAGAGATCCTGATGCCGTTCGTGCAACCCGCCGAGTTGTGGCAGGAGACCGGACGGTGGGGCCAGTACGGGAAAGAGCTCGCCAGGCTCAAGGACCGGCACGACCGCGACTTCTGCCTGGGCCCCACGCACGAGGAGGTCGTGACCGACCTGGTGCGCCGAGAGGTCAAGTCCTACCGACAGTTGCCGATCACGCTCTACCAGATCCAGTCGAAGTTTCGCGACGAGGTTCGCCCGCGCTTCGGCCTGATGCGCGCGCGCGAGTTCCTGATGAAGGACGCGTACAGCTTCGACCGAGACGATGAAGGGAGCAAGAAGAGCTATGACGCGATGTTCCAGGCGTATTCGCGGATTTTTGCGCGCTGCGGGCTCACGTTCAAAGCCGTCGAGGCCGACGCGGGATTGATCGGCGGCAGTTCGTCGCATGAGTTCATGGTGCTGGCGGAAACCGGGGAAGACGCGATCGCGAGTTGCGATCGCTGCGGGTACGCGGCCAACCTGGAACGCGCCGAAGCCAAAGCCACGTCCGCTGCGGAGGTGCCCTCGCCGGCAACGGTTCCTTCGGCCAAAGAGGTGTCTACCCCGGGCAAACATACCGTGGCGGAGGTGGCGACGTTTCTCAACGTGCCGACCGAGCGTTTGGTCAAAACCATGCTCTACCAGGCCGGCGAGCAGATCGTCGCCGTGCTCATCCGCGGCGACCACGAGGCCAACGACGTCAAACTGAAACGCCATCTGAAGGTCGATCACGTCGCGCTCGCCTCTGATGCAGCGATCGCCCGGACGACCGGCGGCCCCAAGGGGTTTTCGGGCCCGGTGGGCCTTGGCGGAGTCAGGATCATTGCCGATCATGCGGCGGTGGTACGCGACGCGGTGGTCGGAGCGAACAAGGCCGATGCGC containing:
- a CDS encoding 1-deoxy-D-xylulose-5-phosphate reductoisomerase, with the protein product MTRKRLTILGSTGSIGCAALDVAASFRDEFEVVGLASGRGGDAFERQLRAWRPQLASVASADEAVRLRSRCADLPTEILGGRDAAVTVAASTDADVVVSAIVGAAGLLPTLAAIRAGRTVALANKETMVMAGALVTAEAVRCNVSILPVDSEHNAIFQVLAGHRRDDVRRLILTASGGPFWDLPSDRLSRVTREDALRHPTWSMGPKITIDSATLMNKGLEVIEAHWLFGIPAERIDVVVHRQSVVHSMVEYRDGSILAQMGPADMRGPIAYALSYPRRLPLPVPALDVVARGALTFEPPDLVRFPCLGHGYAALKAGGTAPATLNAANEEAVAAFLEGRIDYVRIADTIDRVLNATAGGSAATVDDVLEADAAARRIARRALGTAPAESLVSSGAG
- a CDS encoding DUF5640 domain-containing protein, with product MEDVAQTSEGAGLPAPPRSRRPWVWVGVVVAAAVALWVYPRVFAPTLVGTWSNRATDNQVTFTFNDDGSGTMTIGAANLPYRYRFDRSHDPVWLDLDAVTEGKTVTIRAIAEFARRDKLKIRMPHTAALGVRPTEFVDNDIENTILLTRVEPPT
- a CDS encoding metal ABC transporter permease — its product is MHELLSLGFMQRALAASVIIGALCAVIGVFVVLRGLSFIGAGTSHAAFAGVTFGYLIGVSPFAMAIIFGLGTVWIVHALYQRGIMKLDVSIGIFYTFTMALAVLFLGLMGTYNAEVYGFLFGSVLSVTRGDLTAMLWLAGGVLTLVALFYKEFHFITFDPEMAEATGIASKRLFFLLLNLIALTVVVSLKTVGALLVFAMIVIPAAAAYQMGRTMLGMMAFAVALGVGSSVGGVLISYQFDVPSGATIVLLATALFFVAAAFSPKRRRLRAARPRTTPSSA
- a CDS encoding isoprenyl transferase: MPTSVVGHESDEELKSLVLRGPLPRHVAIIMDGNGRWAAMRHLPRVAGHREGIKSVRETVTACRELGISALTIYAFSAENWRRPTFEVQELMLLLELYLQRELVTLIDKDIRFRTIGRIERLPASVVDWIRRVEHQTAACSEMTLTLALSYSGRSELVDAARRMVADAQAGALDPATIDEDTLARYLDTRDAQDPDLVIRTSGEYRISNFLLWQIAYSELYFTKTLWPDFRRRDLMLALLDYQRRERRFGRTGEQLQGSTG
- the rseP gene encoding RIP metalloprotease RseP, yielding MIDTVLVFLVVLGFLIFVHELGHFLVARWTGVRVLRFSLGFGPKIYSRQVGDTEYMISAIPLGGYVKMAGDDPTQETPKQPDEFSARTLGERTRIVLAGPVMNILVAFLLMPVVYLIGTQVPAFLEQPPVVGWVEEDSPAQTAEFEAGDRIVSIGGTDVPTWEAAVSQLVRNPEQAVDVVVERGDQRLTLPITVPAQFEKGAGTLGFLPEKPPVVGMVSPGMPAAVAGLKPGDEIVSLNGEPIHNWYQMSAAIQKNQGTQMTLGYRRDGVESTVELTPAMDDVSDRWVIGIGGKDATLVRQYGFGEAVVKGTEKMWELTGLTFQVLGQLFTGNLSIKALGGPIMIAQVTGEAADSGFTDVIRLVAFISLQLGIMNLLPIPVLDGGWLVFFLIEAILGHPLNRRGLEIAQTVGMVLLITLALVVSYNDIMRIIG
- a CDS encoding ABC transporter ATP-binding protein → MTAADVITFDHATIYYRDRLALEDVTLGVRAGEFIGVIGPNGSGKTTFLKAILGLVSPASGSVRVFDCACDRLRCEHRARIGYLPQTEHLDPHFPLTVAEAVMMGRYSTIGLFRYPGRADRQIVNQALAAVDLVPLARAAVGELSGGQQQRVMIARALAQRPEILLLDEPTTGIDAPTQHAIMELISKLHRDLRLTILFVTHDINLISGAADRLLLLKTRLLAAGAPADVLRRETLAQVYGKEIVVTNHGAAPYVIVGDHHA
- a CDS encoding proline--tRNA ligase: MRYSTLLIPTLREDPGEAETVSHRLLLRAGMIRKVAAGIYNFLPLGLRVLKQVERIVREEMNRAGAQEILMPFVQPAELWQETGRWGQYGKELARLKDRHDRDFCLGPTHEEVVTDLVRREVKSYRQLPITLYQIQSKFRDEVRPRFGLMRAREFLMKDAYSFDRDDEGSKKSYDAMFQAYSRIFARCGLTFKAVEADAGLIGGSSSHEFMVLAETGEDAIASCDRCGYAANLERAEAKATSAAEVPSPATVPSAKEVSTPGKHTVAEVATFLNVPTERLVKTMLYQAGEQIVAVLIRGDHEANDVKLKRHLKVDHVALASDAAIARTTGGPKGFSGPVGLGGVRIIADHAAVVRDAVVGANKADAHFVHVEPFRDFQIDAIADLRNVVDGDPCPRCEAGRLSIFRGIEVGHVFRLGTKYTEAMKAMYLDQDGKERAIVMGCYGIGVSRIAAAAVEQNHDAKGIIWPAPLSPFAAHLIPLSDKPAVVDATARIESILAEAGVDVLIDDRPERPGVKFNDADLIGISLHVVLGDKSLAQGEVEFKERRTGNVRKIKLDDAAGAIVAWANASQ
- a CDS encoding metal ABC transporter substrate-binding protein — its product is MNRAALRRLVLAIPVAAIIAGPSAFAESLPVVATLPVLADFVRAVGGEHVSVRSLITGLESEHTYTPKPSDVEAVRQAAVLVKVGLGLEVWVNGLINNAENPRLIVVDTSKGIALMRGEEPHGHGDEKQGLSRAEERRSGGNPHVWLDPENAQIMVRHVTDGLIKADPAHRKAYLANQAAYLKQLDDLERSLVAQFASIPNRKIVTHHAAWPYFARRLDLRIRAEIFTQIGSEPSAKRLAGLVRVIKKEQIRVIVSEPQLSPKIPEALAQETGAKVVVLTPLPGALPGTDDYLSMMRYNAATLLEALR
- a CDS encoding phosphatidate cytidylyltransferase; the encoded protein is MREHAGRVITALVALPLVYGAVVWLPAWAFAVLIGVVVVVAQVELYAMVLPLADRSTWRSGRLPVFALGVLGGVALTAIVASQGARATALPIAATGLVAGLAVTALASGRDLRVATTDAAFALFGVWYVAWLLGQIVLLRGAPRGEWLVLFALWVTWLADAAAFYVGRLWGRRPLAPRVSPRKTVEGAVAALVGGVSAAVLGAAWFVPDFSPGEAAVLGALMAAAGMAGDLVESLIKRGAGVKDSGGLIPSHGGLLDKIDGLLFTAPLIYHYVVWAKGYGGAGASP
- the sppA gene encoding signal peptide peptidase SppA; this encodes MPRWTSTAVALLLGLSLTACITVNVRSVPQPLQETRLSGQGKNKLLLVEIAGFLSGQQRGNAVLGDTRPSLVSEVAEIVRKAEKDSRVKGVILRINSPGGTVTASDTLYHELLAYKQRARVPMVAHILDLGTSGAYYIAQAADRIVAQPTTVTGSIGVIMVRPSFSGLLGKIGVETAEITSGPYKGMGSPFHPLDDDERALFQTVIDDLYLRFVDAVTAGRPSLARDRVLELADGRIYTAEQAKTAGLVDEIGYLDDAVAGLREAAGLDSAVVVTYTRPGEYKGSLYAAPVVNIDLDLWPAGQPGFLYLWQP
- the ispG gene encoding flavodoxin-dependent (E)-4-hydroxy-3-methylbut-2-enyl-diphosphate synthase, whose amino-acid sequence is MRRKTRQIHVGNVAIGGDAPISVQSMTTTETWQIDKTVAQIAELERAGCEIVRVAVPDVPSAEALPEIRRQTALPLIADVHFDYKLGLKALDAGVDCLRINPGNIGDRDKVERVVKAAKERRTPIRIGVNAGSLERELLDKYGYPTPDAMVESALAHIRILEELDFHDIKVSLKASNVGLAVAAYRAFSLVSDYPLHLGITEAGTTFSGGIKSAAGLSILLAQGIGDTIRVSLAADPVEEVKTGFEILKALELRRRGVNVVACPTCGRLEIDVIRMANEVERRLAHVKEPLTVSILGCVVNGIGEGKEADIGIAGGRGVGLLFKHGEIVRKVPESELFEVLLKEIDAMLAERGEPQPASLPLHS